A single genomic interval of Aureliella helgolandensis harbors:
- a CDS encoding type VI secretion system Vgr family protein — protein MRLTTPLPEGSLFISKLNGREAISELYSLEWDVQAPRHRQFDIFSLLGKDVRADIELPRSDSVQALVNGQVPELKTRRFCGMVREATERFEDDDFRYFRLTVCPRLWLSTQSSNCRIFQEQTIPEILKKLLHGLNVEYHLHDEYLPRPYCVQYNETQFEFLKRLCAEAGIFFYFKHQYEGQDDEQRQRGERLVLTDAVPGLPLIESYPDLLDLSGDHADGIVEYERSDGGTREDLRITRWNRTQRLVTTKCTVRDQSFQLPGQTLEANEEIVKSVDVGGVQHELKCVDDDLEIFAYPGRYAKCFDGIAPGGDQRPDSLKHIFSQNALVADRQMQRQAAASIAIDGASNCPNLVPGHRFQLSHSGKTTGPYFVLAVQHAAQLNADFRSADSQEELSYENQFTCQAVSLPYQPLEVHTQPRIHGFQTATVVGPENEELFSDKFGRVKVKFNWDRESAANADSSCWIRVAQVWAGNRWGAFFWPRVGHEVVVVFEHGDPDQPLIVGSVYNAKNMPPIQLPGGLKSGGIKSCTVGGNPIENFSCVIFHDNPGREYLQLHSETHECVTSETAKVNYSTGPGINFQGGSNHLMKMFGSGAGGGPSTPLPASAREQSKGESTSKQPWGMANGPNLSEFEGILDRNVIEAIEAFQEVGSGSGGWIAGVIESAGGFPKQGEHAKEAAERVGMKNEVGSLAVVTGNSLEIGLGGEVKHQFAGSTTVVADLEGLVESLLVALATLAVTREKTDFLKWTQGGELKQFYGSKKDIVYGHAVDIHRGTEMKVTAEHFLRGPVRVVVAGNDKLTYGSALSATAHSAVRAIAILLLLFDIAVAIAIKVEMETPPKESEKPEDSDKDKSKAGDSKKNESVKTSESTEASKKPTSAEIAWKKHIDTLAVWSTRGEAVLLKLETLFEQVFAATTQIENDTTKQVDDLKNITFGLVRVETWSKLRDGIKQKAESVKNSIVKNQRELILLAAGIVFFAGIVGCAAAEGLTSNKSDN, from the coding sequence TCGGTGCAGGCCTTGGTCAACGGGCAGGTTCCCGAATTGAAGACACGCCGATTCTGCGGAATGGTGCGGGAGGCAACCGAGCGATTTGAAGATGACGATTTTCGGTATTTCCGTCTGACGGTCTGTCCACGCTTGTGGCTCTCGACGCAAAGCTCCAACTGCCGAATCTTCCAAGAGCAGACCATTCCCGAGATTCTGAAGAAGCTCCTGCACGGCCTCAACGTGGAGTATCATCTCCACGATGAATATCTCCCTCGCCCCTATTGCGTGCAGTACAACGAGACCCAATTCGAGTTTCTCAAACGTCTGTGCGCCGAAGCGGGAATCTTCTTCTACTTCAAACACCAGTATGAGGGCCAAGATGACGAACAACGCCAACGTGGGGAACGTCTTGTCCTTACTGACGCTGTGCCTGGTCTGCCGTTGATCGAATCCTATCCCGATCTCCTCGATCTTTCTGGGGACCATGCTGACGGCATTGTGGAGTATGAACGTAGCGATGGCGGAACGCGCGAAGATCTACGAATCACACGCTGGAATAGAACACAGCGATTGGTAACGACAAAATGTACGGTCCGTGACCAATCGTTTCAGCTACCGGGCCAAACGTTGGAAGCCAACGAAGAAATTGTAAAATCGGTCGATGTCGGAGGGGTGCAGCATGAGTTGAAGTGCGTCGACGATGATTTAGAAATCTTTGCGTACCCTGGACGCTATGCGAAGTGTTTCGACGGCATTGCACCAGGCGGAGACCAACGCCCCGACTCACTCAAGCATATCTTCAGCCAAAATGCTCTCGTGGCCGATCGGCAGATGCAACGCCAGGCAGCCGCCAGCATCGCAATCGATGGGGCGAGCAATTGTCCAAACTTGGTACCAGGGCATCGCTTCCAACTAAGCCATTCGGGGAAAACTACGGGACCGTATTTCGTGCTAGCGGTCCAGCATGCTGCCCAGTTGAACGCCGATTTTCGCTCGGCGGACTCCCAGGAGGAACTCAGCTACGAGAATCAATTCACTTGCCAAGCAGTATCCCTGCCCTACCAACCGCTTGAAGTGCATACGCAACCGCGCATTCACGGTTTTCAAACGGCCACGGTCGTCGGGCCTGAGAACGAAGAGCTCTTCAGCGATAAGTTTGGTCGAGTCAAGGTGAAATTTAATTGGGATCGCGAGAGTGCAGCCAATGCTGACAGCTCGTGCTGGATCCGTGTCGCGCAGGTGTGGGCAGGCAACCGGTGGGGAGCCTTTTTCTGGCCGCGAGTCGGGCATGAAGTTGTGGTTGTTTTTGAACATGGAGATCCCGATCAGCCGCTGATTGTGGGAAGCGTTTACAACGCCAAAAATATGCCACCCATTCAGCTGCCTGGTGGATTGAAGTCTGGCGGAATCAAGTCGTGCACCGTGGGGGGGAATCCCATCGAAAATTTCAGCTGTGTGATATTCCACGACAATCCCGGGAGGGAGTATTTGCAGTTGCACTCAGAAACGCATGAATGTGTGACGAGCGAAACGGCGAAAGTCAATTACTCTACCGGCCCTGGGATCAATTTTCAGGGTGGCTCGAATCACCTGATGAAGATGTTTGGCAGTGGAGCGGGAGGGGGCCCCTCGACGCCGCTTCCCGCCAGCGCTCGCGAACAATCCAAGGGCGAAAGTACTTCCAAACAGCCATGGGGAATGGCCAATGGCCCGAACCTCAGTGAATTCGAAGGAATCCTAGATCGCAATGTGATTGAGGCGATCGAAGCATTCCAGGAGGTGGGAAGTGGAAGTGGGGGATGGATCGCTGGTGTAATCGAAAGTGCTGGGGGATTTCCCAAGCAGGGAGAGCACGCGAAGGAAGCCGCCGAACGGGTCGGCATGAAGAATGAGGTTGGTTCGCTAGCCGTGGTTACTGGGAACTCGTTGGAAATCGGTCTGGGCGGAGAGGTCAAACACCAGTTCGCAGGAAGCACGACTGTTGTCGCGGATCTCGAGGGGTTGGTGGAGAGTTTGTTGGTGGCTCTGGCCACGCTGGCGGTCACACGGGAAAAAACTGATTTCCTCAAATGGACTCAAGGCGGCGAATTGAAGCAATTCTACGGCTCCAAGAAAGATATCGTTTACGGGCATGCCGTCGACATCCATCGCGGCACCGAGATGAAAGTCACTGCAGAGCACTTTCTACGGGGCCCGGTACGAGTCGTTGTCGCGGGGAATGACAAGCTGACCTATGGATCTGCATTGTCAGCTACCGCTCATTCCGCGGTACGTGCCATCGCCATTCTGCTGCTACTATTCGATATTGCCGTGGCGATCGCCATCAAAGTTGAGATGGAAACGCCCCCCAAAGAGTCAGAAAAACCAGAAGACTCCGACAAAGATAAAAGCAAAGCTGGAGACTCGAAAAAAAATGAGTCAGTGAAAACTTCGGAATCGACTGAAGCGTCTAAAAAGCCCACTAGCGCCGAGATCGCTTGGAAAAAGCATATCGATACGCTGGCGGTGTGGTCGACGCGCGGTGAAGCCGTTCTACTGAAGCTCGAAACACTCTTCGAGCAAGTTTTTGCCGCCACCACTCAAATCGAGAACGATACCACTAAGCAAGTGGACGACTTAAAAAATATTACCTTCGGTCTTGTGCGGGTCGAAACGTGGAGCAAGCTAAGAGACGGGATCAAGCAGAAAGCGGAAAGCGTTAAGAATTCAATCGTCAAAAATCAACGTGAGCTTATTCTGCTGGCTGCAGGAATCGTGTTTTTCGCGGGGATAGTTGGCTGCGCCGCTGCGGAAGGACTTACTTCAAACAAGAGCGACAATTAG
- a CDS encoding PAAR domain-containing protein, whose product MGQPAARVGDMHVCPMVTPGLPPIPHVGGPISGPGCPTVLIGGQPASVMGDIAVCVGPPDTVAKGSATVLLGGKPAARMGDTCAHGGTIVLGLPLVLIG is encoded by the coding sequence ATGGGACAACCCGCGGCACGAGTTGGAGATATGCACGTTTGCCCGATGGTAACACCGGGATTACCTCCTATTCCACACGTGGGTGGTCCTATTTCAGGTCCAGGTTGCCCCACCGTTTTAATCGGCGGGCAGCCAGCCTCTGTCATGGGGGATATCGCGGTTTGTGTGGGCCCACCAGATACGGTGGCGAAGGGATCCGCAACGGTTTTGCTTGGTGGCAAGCCAGCGGCGCGGATGGGGGACACCTGTGCTCATGGAGGCACGATCGTTCTGGGTTTGCCCTTAGTTTTAATTGGTTAG
- a CDS encoding DUF6931 family protein yields the protein MMSATIDRVATPEPVPVSTLLSRYHAPPAIQELATKQPTAIGLFNELVELGQFGDAIDLLAHWMPAQASVWWGCLTLWEANRKQEPPHFSEAMQLIIAWLQRPEESQRRELVQVEGWFSTKVPMGLLAKAACFSHGSMAGPDVPPVPPPPFLYAIFSAAAIKLQLALKHNSPEALLPTQVIQFGREVLAGQNQWTDDAK from the coding sequence ATGATGTCTGCTACGATTGATCGTGTTGCTACACCCGAGCCCGTCCCTGTCTCTACACTGCTGAGCCGCTATCACGCGCCTCCTGCGATACAAGAGCTCGCAACCAAGCAGCCGACGGCTATTGGCTTGTTCAATGAGCTCGTGGAGCTAGGTCAATTCGGCGATGCGATTGATCTTTTGGCTCATTGGATGCCAGCGCAAGCGAGTGTTTGGTGGGGGTGCCTTACCCTGTGGGAAGCCAATCGTAAACAGGAGCCGCCACATTTCTCGGAAGCGATGCAACTCATCATCGCTTGGTTGCAAAGGCCTGAAGAGTCCCAAAGACGAGAGCTGGTCCAGGTCGAGGGATGGTTTTCCACCAAAGTGCCGATGGGCTTACTGGCCAAGGCGGCCTGTTTCAGCCACGGGAGCATGGCTGGCCCGGATGTTCCTCCTGTGCCCCCCCCGCCGTTTTTGTACGCGATTTTTTCTGCAGCAGCCATCAAGCTACAGCTCGCACTAAAACACAATAGTCCAGAAGCCCTTCTTCCCACGCAGGTGATCCAGTTTGGAAGGGAAGTCTTGGCGGGACAGAACCAGTGGACTGACGACGCTAAGTAG
- a CDS encoding cysteine peptidase family C39 domain-containing protein, with protein sequence MSFLSTFTSGVDGWYEPQQTLPKQRMCGAAALVMAYRRCGIDIDQNSVWDEIAHEFEGFHRASTRDLAVHALQTGLEAVVVQTHLPFQALESCWQNNLPAILNHRVAEASPEGHFSLLAGINHESVFLSDPIDGPCVEKTRQEFGQLWLPTKSGSEIAGNVLVILGNPEEQPSLWCHCNRLFPHSIECERCAATVPLRPTRGLGCWNPGCTSRLWWRLFCPYCDHAIHAF encoded by the coding sequence TTGAGTTTTCTCTCTACGTTCACCAGCGGTGTCGACGGGTGGTATGAGCCACAGCAGACGCTGCCTAAGCAGCGGATGTGTGGGGCTGCGGCCCTGGTGATGGCCTATCGACGCTGTGGCATCGACATTGACCAAAACTCCGTATGGGACGAGATTGCCCATGAATTTGAAGGGTTCCATCGAGCCAGCACGCGTGATTTAGCAGTCCACGCATTGCAAACTGGACTTGAAGCTGTCGTCGTACAAACGCATCTTCCTTTTCAGGCTCTCGAGTCGTGCTGGCAGAATAACCTACCTGCAATTCTGAACCACCGCGTGGCAGAAGCGTCACCGGAAGGGCATTTTTCCCTCCTGGCGGGGATCAATCATGAATCCGTTTTCCTCAGTGATCCGATCGATGGTCCGTGCGTGGAAAAAACACGGCAAGAGTTCGGCCAACTGTGGCTCCCAACCAAGAGTGGCAGTGAGATCGCGGGCAACGTACTGGTGATCTTAGGGAACCCGGAGGAACAGCCAAGCCTGTGGTGCCACTGCAATCGCTTGTTTCCGCACTCCATCGAATGTGAGCGCTGTGCCGCCACCGTACCACTGCGTCCAACGCGAGGCTTGGGATGCTGGAATCCTGGGTGCACTTCGCGCCTGTGGTGGCGGTTGTTCTGCCCCTATTGCGATCATGCGATCCATGCATTCTGA
- the tssK gene encoding type VI secretion system baseplate subunit TssK, protein MQTQPVHWHEGMFLRPQHFQVSTRYSQAISDRGDKWDQYYNWGLRSLEFDRDALSNYRLVVRSLEARYRDGTQVAIPDDLVLPAFDIKSALSQSGSVIVYLALPLLQSNRSNVGNTAAENLARFVIDTQNLHDENTGVNPQPIKIRRLNVKLLTSDHDSSGYELLPLAKLKRADRAEALPELDETFIPPLLACDAWHPLRASVLEPVYDRIGKKLEFLSGQIVSRNITFDSQGQGDRLLFEQLRAMNEIYAPLSVRLFAQGLHPLDAYLALSELVGKLAIFSGERRIAPLPQYDHDDLAGCFWRAKQQIDACLDIVVEPEYSERSLIGAGMRMQVAMEPAWLEMGKKIFVGVHTSLTPDECERLLTRGLDMKIGSSTRVDEIFRTGSAGLKFSYCHHQQRALPRQPGLLYFEIDRASQEQEWTAVKKSLTLALRLNENLIAGNIQGERTLTIRVGGETTSLKFTVYVVPEE, encoded by the coding sequence ATGCAAACCCAGCCGGTACATTGGCACGAAGGCATGTTTCTTCGTCCACAGCACTTTCAAGTTTCGACACGCTACTCACAAGCGATCAGCGACCGCGGGGACAAATGGGACCAGTATTACAACTGGGGATTGCGGTCGCTGGAGTTTGATCGCGATGCTTTGTCAAACTATCGCTTAGTGGTCCGCTCACTTGAGGCTCGCTACCGAGATGGCACGCAGGTTGCCATTCCGGATGACCTCGTCTTACCCGCGTTTGATATTAAATCCGCATTATCGCAGTCGGGCTCCGTAATCGTCTACCTGGCGCTGCCGTTGCTTCAGTCGAATCGCTCTAACGTTGGCAACACGGCAGCCGAAAATCTAGCTCGATTCGTCATCGACACACAAAACCTCCACGACGAAAACACGGGAGTGAACCCACAGCCAATCAAGATTCGACGCTTGAACGTGAAACTCTTGACTTCAGATCATGATAGCTCGGGCTATGAATTGCTGCCGTTGGCGAAGCTGAAGCGGGCCGACCGAGCCGAGGCTCTGCCAGAGTTGGATGAGACTTTCATTCCGCCACTCTTAGCCTGCGACGCTTGGCATCCGTTACGTGCCAGCGTTCTTGAGCCGGTGTACGATCGCATTGGCAAGAAATTGGAGTTTCTATCGGGTCAGATCGTATCGCGAAACATTACCTTCGATAGCCAAGGGCAGGGTGACCGCCTGTTGTTCGAACAGCTGCGCGCGATGAACGAGATTTATGCGCCGCTCAGTGTGCGATTGTTTGCTCAAGGCCTGCATCCCCTCGACGCCTATCTAGCATTGAGTGAGTTGGTCGGCAAGTTGGCCATTTTTTCGGGAGAACGCCGAATAGCTCCACTGCCGCAATATGACCATGATGATTTGGCGGGATGTTTCTGGCGTGCCAAGCAACAGATAGACGCCTGCCTCGACATTGTCGTCGAACCTGAATACAGTGAGCGCTCGCTCATCGGGGCAGGGATGCGTATGCAGGTTGCCATGGAACCGGCCTGGTTGGAAATGGGCAAGAAGATCTTTGTGGGCGTGCACACATCGCTGACGCCGGATGAGTGTGAGCGTCTGTTGACTCGTGGTCTGGATATGAAAATCGGCAGTTCGACACGTGTTGACGAGATCTTCCGTACCGGCTCCGCTGGATTGAAATTCTCTTACTGCCACCATCAACAGCGCGCACTACCGCGTCAACCTGGCTTACTGTATTTTGAGATCGATCGCGCGTCTCAAGAACAAGAATGGACTGCCGTGAAGAAGTCACTCACGCTGGCACTACGGTTGAACGAGAATCTAATCGCCGGGAATATCCAGGGAGAGCGCACGCTGACAATCCGAGTTGGCGGAGAGACAACCTCGCTGAAATTCACCGTCTACGTCGTGCCCGAAGAGTAG
- a CDS encoding GGDEF domain-containing protein has product MSNANQQGSAIARSTRWSPSAESEAPHLGGFTERLVHWSQSLRGWQVASLLVVYLPLVCWLDRLAGDELILILLYLPAVAFVAVRLSLGFSVGMSLMCCFAWLFDDIWQSEISPPGLSRLVSGVLHFLCFSFIATIISRLNVALLREHRAARTDGLTGLRNMQAFDSEGSACMRQFQNTKQPFLTVFLDCDNFKSVNDILGHATGDELLQVVASQLRENLRETDICARYGGDEFVAMLPNTTLTDGQDLIERLQTQLNRAMQQRNWPVTFSIGIAYFPKPVHDFEMSIRLADQLMYECKNVSKNGIVVKSLEEIVLEEEKNPRAIGGETASNTDVEQLVRC; this is encoded by the coding sequence GTGAGTAACGCGAATCAACAGGGATCAGCTATTGCAAGGTCTACTAGGTGGAGTCCGTCCGCAGAGTCAGAAGCGCCCCATCTGGGCGGATTCACCGAGCGGTTGGTGCACTGGAGCCAGTCGCTGCGCGGTTGGCAGGTTGCGTCTCTGCTCGTCGTCTATCTTCCGCTTGTCTGCTGGCTCGATCGATTGGCCGGAGATGAACTAATTCTCATCTTGCTGTATTTGCCAGCCGTTGCATTTGTGGCTGTGCGGCTAAGTTTGGGGTTCTCGGTGGGCATGTCGCTGATGTGCTGCTTTGCCTGGCTGTTCGATGATATTTGGCAATCTGAGATTTCGCCTCCGGGGCTGAGTCGCTTGGTCAGTGGTGTACTCCACTTCCTATGCTTCTCGTTTATTGCGACGATCATCTCGCGTCTCAACGTAGCGTTGCTGCGCGAACACCGAGCTGCGCGTACCGATGGCTTAACCGGCCTGCGAAACATGCAGGCATTTGACTCCGAAGGGAGTGCTTGTATGCGTCAATTCCAGAATACCAAGCAACCGTTTCTCACCGTGTTCTTGGATTGCGACAATTTTAAATCGGTCAATGACATTCTCGGGCACGCGACCGGGGACGAACTGCTGCAAGTGGTTGCCAGTCAGTTGCGAGAGAATCTACGCGAAACGGACATCTGTGCCCGATACGGTGGCGATGAATTTGTGGCCATGCTGCCCAATACGACACTCACCGACGGGCAAGACCTGATCGAGCGCTTGCAAACGCAACTCAATCGAGCAATGCAGCAACGCAATTGGCCAGTGACGTTCAGTATTGGCATCGCCTATTTCCCTAAGCCTGTTCATGACTTCGAAATGTCTATTCGACTAGCCGACCAATTGATGTACGAATGCAAGAACGTTTCCAAAAATGGCATTGTGGTCAAATCGCTCGAAGAGATTGTCCTGGAAGAAGAGAAAAATCCGAGGGCAATTGGTGGGGAAACCGCCAGTAACACTGATGTCGAGCAGCTCGTCAGGTGCTGA